From the Pseudomonas sp. VD-NE ins genome, the window GATCCCCGGGCCGCCCTTGCGCGGCAATTTGTCGCCCGCTGAGACGTCGATCACGTAGATGGTCAGGTCGGACAGTTCCGGGCTGAAGGTCGCCGACAGGTTGTCGCCGCCGGATTCCACCAGAATCAGATCCAGTCCCGGAAAACGCCGGTTCAGTTGATCCACCGCTTCAAGGTTGATCGAGGCGTCTTCGCGGATCGCCGTGTGCGGACAGCCACCGGTTTCCACGCCGATGATCCGCTCAGGTGCGAGGGCTTCGTTGCGCACGAGAAAATCGGCGTCTTCGCGGGTGTAGATGTCGTTGGTGACCACGGCGAGGTTGTAGCGCTCGCGCAGGGCCAGGCACAGGGCCAGGGTCAACGCGGTTTTGCCGGAACCGACCGGGCCGCCGATGCCGACGCGCAGAGGTTGTGTGTTCATCGAGTGTTTCTCCTAAGAACGGAAGAGGCGGCTGTACTGGCGCTCATGGGCCATGCACGCCAGGGACAGACCGAACGCGGCGCTGCCCCTGTGTTCGGGGTTGATTCGGCTGGCGTCCTGCTG encodes:
- the ureG gene encoding urease accessory protein UreG — protein: MNTQPLRVGIGGPVGSGKTALTLALCLALRERYNLAVVTNDIYTREDADFLVRNEALAPERIIGVETGGCPHTAIREDASINLEAVDQLNRRFPGLDLILVESGGDNLSATFSPELSDLTIYVIDVSAGDKLPRKGGPGICKSDLLVINKIDLAPLVGASLEMMDSDTKRMRNGKPFVFSNQKTGQGLEQIIAFIERQGLLTAA